Proteins encoded in a region of the Sander lucioperca isolate FBNREF2018 chromosome 18, SLUC_FBN_1.2, whole genome shotgun sequence genome:
- the LOC116042484 gene encoding histone deacetylase 1 isoform X1 produces MALTSQGTKKKVCYYYDGDVGNYYYGQGHPMKPHRIRMTHNLLLNYGLYRKMEIYRPHKASGEEMTKYHSDDYIKFLRSIRPDNMSEYSKQMQRFNVGEDCPVFDGLFEFCQLSGGGSVAGAVKLNKQQTDIAINWAGGLHHAKKSEASGFCYVNDIVLAILELLKYHQRVLYIDIDIHHGDGVEEAFYTTDRVMTVSFHKYGEYFPGTGDLRDIGAGKGKYYAVNYPLRDGIDDESYEAIFKPIMAKVMEMYQPSAVVLQCGADSLSGDRLGCFNLTIKGHAKCVEYMKSFNLPLLMLGGGGYTIRNVARCWTYETAVALDTSIPNELPYNDYFEYFGPDFKLHISPSNMTNQNTNDYLEKIKQRLFENLRMLPHAPGVQMQAIPEDAVQEDSGDEEEDDPNKRISIRAHDKRIACEEEFSDSEDEGEGGRRNAASFKKAKRVKTEGEKEVEEKEKKGEEETKEAKEEEKVPEEEKMDTSKPKEESKTP; encoded by the exons ATGGCGCTTACTTCCCAAGGAACAAAGAAAAAAGTTTGCTACTACTATGATG GTGATGTTGGAAATTATTACTATGGTCAGGGGCACCCAATGAAGCCCCACCGAATCCGCATGACTCACAACCTGTTGCTCAACTATGGACTCTACAGAAAAATGGAGATATAT CGTCCACACAAAGCCAGTGGAGAAGAGATGACCAAGTATCACAGTGATGATTACATCAAATTCCTGCGTTCAATTCGACCAGACAACATGTCCGAGTACAGCAAACAAATGCAGAGAT TTAATGTGGGGGAGGACTGTCCAGTGTTTGATGGTTTATTTGAGTTCTGCCAGCTCTCAGGAGGGGGCTCCGTTG CCGGTGCGGTGAAGTTGAACAAACAGCAGACGGACATTGCTATCAACTGGGCTGGAGGCCTGCATCACGCCAAGAAGTCGGAGGCTTCTGGTTTTTGCTATGTCAACGACATCGTACTGGCTATCCTGGAGTTACTGAA ATACCACCAGAGAGTTCTGTACATAGATATTGACATCCATCATGGAGATGGTGTTGAAGAGGCCTTCTACACCACAGACCGTGTCATGACCGTGTCCTTCCACAAGTATGGAGAGTACTTCCCTGGCACAGGCGACCTGAGG GACATCGGTGCTGGTAAGGGTAAATATTATGCTGTGAATTACCCACTGAGGGATGGGATTGACGATGAGTCATATGAAGCCATATTCAAACCT ATCATGGCCAAGGTGATGGAGATGTACCAACCCAGCGCAGTGGTTCTGCAGTGTGGAGCTGATTCACTGTCAGGAGACAGGCTTGGTTGCTTTAACCTCACCATTAAAG GCCATGCCAAGTGTGTGGAGTACATGAAGAGTTTCAACCTGCCACTGCTAATGCTGGGTGGAGGAGGCTACACCATCCGTAATGTGGCACGCTGCTGGACATATGAGACTGCTGTAGCCCTTGATACCTCCATCCCCAACG AGCTCCCTTACAACGACTACTTTGAGTACTTCGGACCAGACTTCAAGCTTCACATCAGCCCCTCCAACATGACCAATCAGAACACCAACGACTACCTGGAGAAGATCAA GCAGCGCTTGTTTGAGAACTTGCGTATGCTGCCCCACGCCCCGGGAGTCCAAATGCAGGCCATCCCCGAGGATGCTGTACAGGAGGACAGTGGcgatgaggaggaggatgacCCCAACAAACGCATCTCCA TCCGTGCTCATGACAAGAGGATAGCGTGTGAGGAGGAGTTCTCTGACTCTGAAGATGAAGGCGAAGGAGGCCGCAGAAACGCAGCCAGCTTCAAGAAAGCCAAGCGAGTCAAAActgaaggagagaaagaggtggaagaaaaggagaagaaaGGTGAGGAAGAAACAAAAG aagcaaaagaagaagagaaggtgccagaggaggagaaaatggACACATCAAA GCCAAAAGAGGAGTCCAAGACACCTTGA
- the LOC116042484 gene encoding histone deacetylase 1 isoform X2, whose protein sequence is MALTSQGTKKKVCYYYDGDVGNYYYGQGHPMKPHRIRMTHNLLLNYGLYRKMEIYRPHKASGEEMTKYHSDDYIKFLRSIRPDNMSEYSKQMQRFNVGEDCPVFDGLFEFCQLSGGGSVAGAVKLNKQQTDIAINWAGGLHHAKKSEASGFCYVNDIVLAILELLKYHQRVLYIDIDIHHGDGVEEAFYTTDRVMTVSFHKYGEYFPGTGDLRDIGAGKGKYYAVNYPLRDGIDDESYEAIFKPIMAKVMEMYQPSAVVLQCGADSLSGDRLGCFNLTIKGHAKCVEYMKSFNLPLLMLGGGGYTIRNVARCWTYETAVALDTSIPNELPYNDYFEYFGPDFKLHISPSNMTNQNTNDYLEKIKQRLFENLRMLPHAPGVQMQAIPEDAVQEDSGDEEEDDPNKRISIRAHDKRIACEEEFSDSEDEGEGGRRNAASFKKAKRVKTEGEKEVEEKEKKEAKEEEKVPEEEKMDTSKPKEESKTP, encoded by the exons ATGGCGCTTACTTCCCAAGGAACAAAGAAAAAAGTTTGCTACTACTATGATG GTGATGTTGGAAATTATTACTATGGTCAGGGGCACCCAATGAAGCCCCACCGAATCCGCATGACTCACAACCTGTTGCTCAACTATGGACTCTACAGAAAAATGGAGATATAT CGTCCACACAAAGCCAGTGGAGAAGAGATGACCAAGTATCACAGTGATGATTACATCAAATTCCTGCGTTCAATTCGACCAGACAACATGTCCGAGTACAGCAAACAAATGCAGAGAT TTAATGTGGGGGAGGACTGTCCAGTGTTTGATGGTTTATTTGAGTTCTGCCAGCTCTCAGGAGGGGGCTCCGTTG CCGGTGCGGTGAAGTTGAACAAACAGCAGACGGACATTGCTATCAACTGGGCTGGAGGCCTGCATCACGCCAAGAAGTCGGAGGCTTCTGGTTTTTGCTATGTCAACGACATCGTACTGGCTATCCTGGAGTTACTGAA ATACCACCAGAGAGTTCTGTACATAGATATTGACATCCATCATGGAGATGGTGTTGAAGAGGCCTTCTACACCACAGACCGTGTCATGACCGTGTCCTTCCACAAGTATGGAGAGTACTTCCCTGGCACAGGCGACCTGAGG GACATCGGTGCTGGTAAGGGTAAATATTATGCTGTGAATTACCCACTGAGGGATGGGATTGACGATGAGTCATATGAAGCCATATTCAAACCT ATCATGGCCAAGGTGATGGAGATGTACCAACCCAGCGCAGTGGTTCTGCAGTGTGGAGCTGATTCACTGTCAGGAGACAGGCTTGGTTGCTTTAACCTCACCATTAAAG GCCATGCCAAGTGTGTGGAGTACATGAAGAGTTTCAACCTGCCACTGCTAATGCTGGGTGGAGGAGGCTACACCATCCGTAATGTGGCACGCTGCTGGACATATGAGACTGCTGTAGCCCTTGATACCTCCATCCCCAACG AGCTCCCTTACAACGACTACTTTGAGTACTTCGGACCAGACTTCAAGCTTCACATCAGCCCCTCCAACATGACCAATCAGAACACCAACGACTACCTGGAGAAGATCAA GCAGCGCTTGTTTGAGAACTTGCGTATGCTGCCCCACGCCCCGGGAGTCCAAATGCAGGCCATCCCCGAGGATGCTGTACAGGAGGACAGTGGcgatgaggaggaggatgacCCCAACAAACGCATCTCCA TCCGTGCTCATGACAAGAGGATAGCGTGTGAGGAGGAGTTCTCTGACTCTGAAGATGAAGGCGAAGGAGGCCGCAGAAACGCAGCCAGCTTCAAGAAAGCCAAGCGAGTCAAAActgaaggagagaaagaggtggaagaaaaggagaagaaaG aagcaaaagaagaagagaaggtgccagaggaggagaaaatggACACATCAAA GCCAAAAGAGGAGTCCAAGACACCTTGA